In Pseudomonas alcaliphila JAB1, a single window of DNA contains:
- a CDS encoding DUF4880 domain-containing protein: protein MAVGQPSESIVRAAIEWQMRLRAEPASAELQRQLHDWLAQDEQHDQAWQRLQQMAGLFRLNPLGDAAQAIPLLQRAEADLSRRRMLKLLGLTAGSATLLAAASVPVWRADFATATGETRRFELPGDVEVLLNTGSAIDIHGQKLSLRSGEALVEGEQWQLRCAFAECVGHRARMSVREYDNRSEIRVEQGEVQVRVAAGQHQLQAGEGLAVSARGVIPLGRSALDPFAWTRGLLVVNDIRLADFLAEAGRYRHGWLGCDPAIADLRLSGVFRLAEPELMLHNITHLLPVTLVERTRWWVRVVPIA, encoded by the coding sequence ATGGCCGTCGGGCAGCCTTCCGAGTCGATCGTCCGTGCGGCCATCGAATGGCAGATGCGCCTGCGCGCCGAGCCTGCCAGCGCCGAGCTGCAACGCCAGTTGCACGACTGGCTGGCGCAGGACGAACAGCACGACCAGGCCTGGCAACGCCTGCAGCAGATGGCCGGGCTGTTTCGGCTGAATCCGCTGGGCGATGCGGCGCAGGCCATCCCCTTGTTGCAGCGGGCCGAGGCTGATTTGAGCCGGCGACGCATGCTCAAGCTGCTTGGCCTGACGGCTGGTAGCGCCACGCTGCTGGCGGCGGCCTCGGTACCGGTGTGGCGCGCTGACTTCGCCACGGCCACCGGCGAAACACGGCGTTTCGAACTGCCGGGTGATGTTGAGGTGCTGCTCAACACGGGTAGCGCGATCGATATTCACGGCCAGAAGCTCTCGTTGCGTAGCGGCGAGGCGCTGGTCGAGGGCGAGCAATGGCAACTGCGCTGCGCCTTTGCCGAATGCGTGGGGCACCGCGCGCGCATGTCGGTGCGCGAGTACGACAACCGCAGCGAGATACGAGTCGAGCAGGGTGAGGTGCAGGTTCGCGTCGCCGCGGGGCAGCATCAGTTGCAGGCGGGCGAGGGGCTGGCGGTATCGGCGAGGGGTGTGATCCCGCTGGGGCGAAGCGCGCTCGATCCCTTCGCCTGGACACGTGGGCTGCTGGTAGTCAACGACATTCGCCTGGCGGATTTTCTCGCCGAGGCCGGGCGCTACCGGCATGGCTGGCTGGGTTGTGATCCGGCGATAGCCGACTTACGCCTGTCCGGCGTTTTTCGCCTCGCTGAACCCGAGCTGATGTTGCACAACATCACTCATCTGCTGCCGGTAACGTTGGTGGAGCGAACCCGCTGGTGGGTGCGCGTTGTGCCCATCGCTTAA
- a CDS encoding sigma-70 family RNA polymerase sigma factor encodes MSPSETDSIIPLEVLYGTHQGWLHGWLRRSVGCSQQAADLVQDTFLRLLVRDQPVDNRAPRALLARIARGLLIDHWRRDALERAYLEALALLPEASHPSPEVRYEALQSLERIAQLLEGLKPAVREAFLLYQLGGLNHAQVARQLGVSSRTVERHVAHALLHCYRLCFEVAP; translated from the coding sequence ATGTCCCCGTCCGAAACCGATTCGATCATTCCCCTTGAGGTGCTGTACGGCACGCATCAGGGCTGGCTGCATGGCTGGCTGCGGCGTTCGGTCGGCTGTTCGCAGCAGGCGGCGGATCTGGTTCAGGACACCTTTCTGCGCCTGCTGGTGCGTGACCAACCTGTCGACAATCGAGCGCCTCGTGCCTTGCTGGCGCGTATCGCGCGTGGCCTGTTGATCGATCACTGGCGGCGCGATGCGCTGGAGCGCGCGTATCTCGAAGCCCTGGCGCTGTTGCCCGAGGCGAGCCATCCGTCCCCGGAGGTTCGCTACGAAGCCTTGCAGTCCCTAGAGCGCATCGCGCAACTGCTCGAAGGGTTGAAGCCCGCTGTGCGCGAGGCATTTCTGCTGTATCAGCTCGGTGGCCTCAACCATGCGCAGGTGGCGCGGCAACTGGGCGTTTCCAGTCGTACCGTTGAGCGGCATGTAGCCCACGCCTTGCTGCATTGCTATCGCCTGTGCTTCGAGGTCGCGCCGTAA
- a CDS encoding ABC-F family ATPase: protein MISTANITMQFGAKPLFENVSVKFNNGNRYGLIGANGCGKSTFMKILGGDLEPSGGQVMLEPNVRLGKLRQDQFAYEEFNVIDTVIMGHEELWKVKAERDRIYSLPEMSEEDGMKVGELEGEFAEMDGYTAESRAGELLLGLGIPLEQHFGPMSEVAPGWKLRVLLAQALFSDPDVLLLDEPTNHLDINTIRWLETILTARNSTMIIISHDRHFLNSVCTHMADLDYGELRLFPGNYDEYMTAATQSREQLLADNAKKKAQISELQSFVSRFSANASKAKQATSRAKQIDKIQLAEVKPSSRVSPFIRFEQNKKLHRQAVTIEKVSKAFDDKVLFKNFSFTVEAGERVAIIGPNGIGKTTLLRTLVGEMEPDAGSVKWTESAEVGYYAQDHAHDFEDDVTLFDWMGQWTTGEQVIRGTLGRMLFSNDEILKSVKVISGGEQGRMLFGKLILQKPNVLVMDEPTNHLDMESIEALNLALENYPGTLIFVSHDREFVGSLATRIIELSDNGVTDFSGTYDDYLRSQGIIV, encoded by the coding sequence TTGATTTCCACCGCTAACATCACCATGCAGTTCGGCGCCAAGCCGCTGTTCGAGAACGTTTCCGTCAAGTTCAACAACGGCAACCGCTACGGCCTGATCGGCGCCAACGGCTGCGGCAAGTCGACCTTCATGAAAATTCTTGGCGGCGACCTCGAGCCTTCCGGCGGCCAGGTGATGCTCGAGCCGAACGTGCGCCTGGGCAAGCTGCGCCAGGATCAGTTCGCCTACGAAGAATTCAACGTGATCGACACCGTGATCATGGGCCACGAGGAGCTGTGGAAGGTCAAGGCCGAGCGCGACCGCATCTACTCGCTGCCGGAAATGAGCGAAGAAGACGGCATGAAGGTTGGCGAACTCGAAGGTGAGTTCGCCGAGATGGACGGCTACACCGCCGAATCGCGCGCGGGCGAGCTGCTGCTGGGCCTGGGCATTCCGCTCGAGCAGCATTTCGGCCCGATGAGCGAAGTCGCCCCCGGCTGGAAATTGCGCGTGCTGCTGGCCCAGGCGCTGTTCTCGGACCCGGACGTGCTGCTGCTCGACGAGCCGACCAACCACCTGGACATCAACACCATCCGCTGGCTGGAAACGATCCTCACGGCGCGCAACAGCACCATGATCATCATTTCCCACGACCGTCACTTCCTCAACTCGGTCTGCACCCACATGGCCGACCTGGATTACGGCGAGCTACGCCTGTTCCCGGGCAACTACGACGAGTACATGACTGCCGCGACCCAGTCGCGCGAGCAGCTGCTGGCCGACAACGCCAAGAAGAAAGCGCAGATTTCCGAGCTGCAGAGCTTCGTCAGCCGCTTCTCGGCCAACGCCTCCAAGGCCAAACAGGCGACCAGCCGCGCCAAGCAGATCGACAAGATCCAGCTGGCCGAGGTCAAGCCGTCGAGCCGCGTCAGCCCGTTCATTCGCTTCGAGCAGAACAAGAAACTGCACCGCCAGGCCGTGACCATCGAGAAGGTGTCCAAGGCCTTCGACGACAAGGTGCTGTTCAAGAACTTCAGCTTCACCGTCGAAGCCGGCGAGCGCGTGGCGATCATCGGCCCTAACGGTATCGGCAAGACCACCCTGCTGCGCACCCTGGTCGGCGAAATGGAGCCGGATGCCGGTTCGGTTAAATGGACAGAGAGCGCCGAGGTTGGCTACTACGCCCAGGATCACGCCCACGATTTCGAAGATGACGTGACCCTGTTCGACTGGATGGGCCAGTGGACGACCGGTGAGCAGGTGATCCGCGGCACCCTCGGGCGCATGCTGTTCTCCAACGACGAAATCCTCAAGTCGGTGAAGGTCATCTCCGGTGGTGAGCAAGGCCGCATGCTGTTCGGCAAACTGATCCTGCAGAAGCCCAACGTGCTGGTGATGGACGAACCGACCAACCACCTGGACATGGAGTCGATCGAAGCGCTCAACCTGGCGCTGGAGAACTACCCGGGCACGCTGATCTTCGTCAGCCATGACCGCGAGTTCGTAGGCTCCCTGGCCACGCGCATCATCGAGCTGTCGGACAACGGCGTGACCGACTTCAGCGGCACCTACGACGACTACCTGCGCAGTCAGGGCATCATCGTCTGA
- a CDS encoding FMN-dependent NADH-azoreductase, translating into MKLLHLDSSILGDASASRQLSRSVVEAWSAVTADVQVTYRDLASDALSHFSAATLVAAGTPAELRDAAQKHEAELAERTLEEFLAADAIVIGAPMYNFAIPSQLKAWIDRIAVAGKSFKYTENGPVGLAGGKTVVIASSAGGIHAGQPSGQAHEDYLVRMLNFVGIDDIEIVRAEGLAYGEEPRAEAMKGAAQRISELFATA; encoded by the coding sequence ATGAAACTACTGCACCTCGATTCCAGCATCCTCGGCGATGCTTCCGCTTCCCGTCAGCTCAGCCGTTCTGTAGTCGAGGCCTGGAGCGCTGTCACTGCAGATGTTCAGGTGACCTACCGCGACCTGGCCAGCGATGCGCTGAGCCACTTTTCCGCTGCCACCCTGGTCGCCGCCGGCACGCCGGCCGAGCTGCGTGACGCCGCGCAGAAACACGAGGCCGAGCTGGCCGAACGCACCCTGGAAGAGTTTCTCGCGGCCGATGCCATCGTCATCGGTGCGCCGATGTATAACTTCGCCATTCCCAGCCAACTGAAGGCCTGGATCGACCGCATCGCCGTCGCCGGCAAGAGCTTCAAATACACCGAGAACGGCCCGGTAGGGCTGGCTGGCGGCAAGACCGTGGTGATCGCCTCCAGCGCCGGTGGCATTCATGCCGGCCAGCCGTCTGGCCAGGCGCATGAGGACTATCTGGTGCGCATGCTGAACTTCGTCGGCATCGACGATATCGAGATCGTTCGCGCCGAAGGCCTGGCTTACGGCGAAGAGCCGCGCGCCGAAGCCATGAAAGGTGCAGCGCAGCGTATCTCCGAGCTGTTCGCCACTGCCTGA
- a CDS encoding methyl-accepting chemotaxis protein codes for MRLTLKAKVILLALVPVILFALVLSGTAARVLQNLAADEVAETRERLLQEKRSELEHYIQIALGSVKGLYDGAAQGDMASREQAIAILSKIKYGADGYFFGHDSNVVRLFRGDSPVDVGKSLADRRDPNGVYINRELVNVAKNNSYFVNYSSPLPGNESVMVPKLAYSYYLPKWDMALGTALNLDGIEAQIAEVQAEIDRRIGTIITSIMVVAAILLLVFGVIGVWLSNAFLRPLQQIKANLDDIAAGEGDLTRRLPVTSEDELGQLAGSFNRFVEKVHGLVRQIVEMTGQLTELVGQVSEQAQRSEQAMGQQRHETDQVATAINEMSAAAHEVAKSAQNAAEAAQQTDREGQAAKSVVDGSIQRIHSLVEDIRSSGVSLDNLQQDVLSIVSVLDVIRSIAEQTNLLALNAAIEAARAGEAGRGFAVVADEVRALASRTQQSTQEIQGMIDRLQQGTQQSVTSMRRSSDAGELTSEQANKAGESLDAIAQLIATINAMNAQIASAAEEQTAVAEEINRSVHQIAVAVDSVADETERGAQTARSLAGLGDRLGALVRQFRI; via the coding sequence ATGCGCCTGACATTGAAAGCCAAGGTAATCCTGCTTGCGCTGGTTCCCGTCATCCTCTTCGCGCTGGTGCTCAGCGGTACGGCGGCGAGGGTGTTGCAGAATCTGGCTGCTGACGAAGTGGCCGAGACCCGCGAGCGTCTGCTGCAGGAGAAACGCAGCGAGCTCGAGCACTATATCCAGATCGCACTGGGCTCGGTGAAGGGGCTCTACGATGGCGCCGCGCAAGGTGACATGGCCAGTCGCGAACAGGCCATCGCCATCCTCTCGAAGATCAAGTACGGCGCCGACGGCTACTTCTTTGGCCACGACTCCAACGTGGTGCGCCTGTTCCGTGGCGACAGCCCGGTGGATGTCGGCAAGAGCCTGGCCGACCGGCGTGACCCGAACGGTGTGTACATCAACCGTGAGTTGGTCAACGTGGCGAAGAACAACAGCTACTTCGTCAACTACTCCTCGCCGCTGCCGGGTAACGAATCGGTAATGGTGCCCAAGCTCGCCTACAGCTACTACCTGCCCAAATGGGACATGGCCCTTGGCACCGCGCTCAACCTCGACGGTATCGAGGCGCAGATCGCCGAAGTACAGGCCGAGATCGACCGCCGCATCGGCACCATCATCACCAGCATCATGGTAGTGGCGGCGATCCTTCTGCTGGTGTTTGGCGTGATAGGTGTCTGGCTGAGCAACGCCTTCCTGCGTCCGCTGCAGCAGATCAAGGCCAACCTCGACGATATCGCCGCGGGTGAGGGCGATCTGACCCGCCGCCTGCCCGTCACCAGTGAGGACGAGTTGGGCCAGTTGGCCGGGTCCTTCAACCGGTTTGTCGAGAAGGTGCATGGCCTGGTGCGGCAGATCGTCGAAATGACCGGACAGCTCACCGAGCTGGTCGGCCAGGTTTCCGAGCAGGCGCAGCGCTCCGAGCAGGCCATGGGGCAGCAGCGCCATGAAACCGATCAGGTGGCCACGGCGATCAACGAAATGTCCGCCGCCGCGCACGAAGTCGCCAAGAGCGCGCAGAACGCCGCCGAAGCCGCGCAGCAGACCGACCGCGAAGGGCAGGCAGCCAAAAGCGTGGTCGATGGCAGCATCCAGCGCATTCACTCGTTGGTCGAGGACATCCGCAGCAGTGGCGTATCGCTCGACAACCTGCAGCAGGACGTGCTGTCCATCGTCAGCGTGCTCGACGTGATCCGCTCCATCGCCGAGCAGACCAACCTGCTGGCGCTCAATGCCGCCATCGAAGCCGCGCGTGCCGGTGAGGCCGGACGCGGTTTTGCCGTAGTCGCCGATGAGGTGCGTGCGCTGGCCAGCCGCACTCAGCAGAGCACCCAGGAAATCCAGGGCATGATCGACCGCCTGCAGCAGGGAACCCAGCAGTCAGTGACCTCGATGCGCCGTTCCAGCGATGCGGGTGAGCTGACCAGCGAGCAGGCCAACAAGGCCGGCGAGTCGCTCGATGCCATTGCCCAACTGATCGCCACCATCAATGCGATGAACGCGCAGATCGCCAGCGCCGCCGAGGAGCAGACGGCAGTGGCCGAGGAGATCAACCGCAGCGTGCATCAGATCGCCGTTGCCGTGGATAGCGTTGCCGACGAAACCGAGCGTGGTGCGCAGACAGCGCGCAGCCTGGCGGGCCTCGGTGATCGCCTCGGCGCGCTGGTGCGTCAGTTCCGCATCTGA
- a CDS encoding Na+/H+ antiporter NhaC family protein, which yields MNAVIAAVGIMLVLSLCRVHVVVALIIGALAGGLLGGLGVEGTLKAFNQGLGGGATVALSYALLGAFAVAIAKAGLAHALADKALALVGKQQEGAGGALKWLLIGLLLAVAISSQNLLPIHIAFIPLLVPPLLYVLSKLQLDRRLIACVLTFGLITPYMFLPVGFGGIFLNEILLANVAKSGVDVTGINITQAMAIPALGMLFGLLVAVLFSYRGKRVYDLEKVAQAERVNVQYNPLSLLVAGLAIAAAFVVQLWLDSMIIGALVGFVIFSVSGVVRWKEADGLFTEGMKMMAMIGFIMIAAAGFAEVMKTTGEVKTLVDSSAALIGHNKAVGALLMLLVGLLVTMGIGSSFSTIPIIAAIFVPLGVQLGFSPLAIVCIVGTAGALGDAGSPASDSTLGPTSGLNADGQHNHIWDSVVPTFLHYNLPLLAFGWAAAMLL from the coding sequence ATGAACGCTGTAATCGCTGCGGTCGGCATCATGCTGGTCCTCAGTCTCTGTCGCGTACACGTGGTCGTGGCGCTGATCATTGGTGCGCTGGCCGGTGGGCTGCTTGGTGGGCTGGGCGTCGAGGGCACGCTGAAGGCGTTCAACCAGGGGCTCGGTGGCGGGGCGACCGTTGCCCTTTCATACGCGCTGCTGGGGGCTTTCGCCGTGGCCATCGCCAAGGCGGGCCTGGCCCACGCCCTGGCGGACAAGGCTCTGGCGCTGGTCGGCAAGCAGCAGGAAGGCGCCGGTGGTGCGCTGAAGTGGCTGCTGATCGGGCTGCTGCTGGCGGTGGCGATCTCCTCGCAGAACCTGCTGCCGATTCACATCGCCTTCATTCCGTTGCTGGTACCGCCGCTGCTCTATGTATTGAGCAAGTTGCAACTGGACCGTCGCTTGATCGCCTGCGTGCTGACCTTCGGTCTGATCACGCCATATATGTTCCTGCCGGTGGGTTTTGGCGGCATCTTCCTCAACGAGATCCTGCTGGCCAATGTCGCCAAGTCTGGTGTCGACGTCACGGGCATCAACATCACTCAGGCCATGGCCATTCCGGCACTGGGCATGCTCTTCGGTCTGCTCGTGGCGGTGCTGTTCAGCTATCGTGGCAAGCGCGTTTATGACCTGGAAAAGGTCGCGCAGGCCGAGCGCGTGAACGTGCAGTACAACCCGTTGAGCCTGCTGGTGGCAGGGCTGGCCATCGCCGCGGCGTTCGTCGTGCAGCTGTGGCTGGACTCGATGATCATCGGTGCGCTGGTCGGTTTCGTGATTTTCTCGGTATCCGGTGTGGTGCGCTGGAAAGAAGCGGACGGCCTGTTTACCGAAGGCATGAAGATGATGGCCATGATCGGCTTCATCATGATCGCCGCGGCCGGTTTCGCCGAGGTGATGAAGACCACCGGTGAGGTCAAGACGCTGGTCGATAGCTCCGCAGCCCTGATTGGCCACAACAAGGCCGTTGGCGCGTTGCTGATGCTGCTGGTCGGGCTGCTGGTGACCATGGGCATCGGCTCTTCCTTCTCGACCATCCCGATCATCGCCGCGATCTTCGTGCCGCTGGGCGTGCAACTGGGTTTCAGCCCGCTGGCCATCGTCTGCATCGTCGGCACGGCCGGGGCCTTGGGCGACGCCGGCTCACCCGCCTCGGACTCGACGCTCGGGCCAACCTCGGGGTTGAACGCCGACGGTCAGCACAACCACATCTGGGACAGCGTGGTGCCTACCTTCCTGCACTACAACCTGCCGCTGCTGGCGTTCGGTTGGGCCGCCGCTATGCTGCTGTAA